Below is a genomic region from Apteryx mantelli isolate bAptMan1 chromosome 22, bAptMan1.hap1, whole genome shotgun sequence.
CAGCACCCTGCACTCAAGTGTAACACTGTCATTTCGGCAGTTGCTGTgaagctttttcagaaaaaaaaaacatggaactTGCCAACACATCACTGTGGAGGGGCCACAGGCAACAGGGATGCCTACTGGGTGAAGGACACTGTTTCGAGCCCGTGGGGATAGTGTTGGTGCTTCCACATGTCCACAGCTGACAGCAGTGGATGGGAGCTGAGCTAATTGGCTAATTGATCATGATTACACCAGTAAAGAGACTGCCTGGCTATATAAAAGGAGCTAATGTATCACCAGGTTATTTAATCTcaataaatcatttaaaaatattcagctgCTATTTACATTAAAGAACCTCTTGATGCCTCTAGGCAGAAACATAGAGGAGATTCAATATTTGTTATACATTAATTGGGCAGACTTAGGTGAGTAAATTTACTTTAATAGTTTCTTGCCTAATAATGTCATGCCTGAAAGTGAAGAGGGGTTTTACTGGAATGTTCAGAGCTGTGAAAATCTGTTGGTTCCTCACTGTCTGTTCATGTTTTAGAGTGCGTAGAAAGCTCAGTCTCAGTTGCCTCGCAGTCCGTGCCTGCTTTTGTTGGTGGTGATTTATTGCAGGAGGTTGCGCTGCCGCGTGGCTTGCTGcatgcgtggttgctgtttgagGGTGTTCCCACACAATGGCTTGCCAACAAGATTCTTAGCATCTTGATCTGATAACAGTTGTGCACGTTTTTATTTTTAAGCGTGTGCTtagcttccactgacttcagaccAAGTTTATTAACAGACAAATTTATTAAGGTAATAGCAAGGCAATTAGTGAAAAATTTTTAGCACACCAAATTATCCTCAGTTTCACTTTGGCCTCTTCTGGCCTGTAGTTCAGTGACCAGGTTTTGCACAGATCCTTTTCTGCAGTCAGAGCAGCACTCGTCAGCCTGTAATCAGTCTGAACAGTTGCAGTGAGGAAGCGTTTCATGACCACAGAGTTATCTGCAATCGATCCACTGTATGGAGAGTTGTTGGGAGGAATCTGCAGTGTGTTCGTGCAATGTCACTGAGAAAATAAGGAGCAAATCTAAGGGATACATTGTTCACTGTGAATAACTAGCTCCGCTTTAATTAACACCATCCCGTCCCTGAGCCCAAAaggcctgcagctgtccccattGTTTAGCTCTGGCTCATGCAAACCCAGAGCGCAGCACGTTtttccatctcttcctcctcactgaggGGCCCCTGCTTAAACTTGAGTCTGGCTGCAGTTCTGTTGCCTGTGCTAGGGAAGGGTGAGCAACACTAAAATAAACATGCCACCATCACGGCCACTAGAAAGCTAAGTAACAACTTAATTGGTTTTGCAGCCTTCAAGTAGAGCCTTATCTTTGCAGAAAAGTTCAGGAAAACAACAAATGGAGAAGGCCTTCTTTGGGGCTGTATGTTTTCAGCAAGAGACAGCGCTGAATGATTGCAGCAACATGGTGCACACTGGATGCAGCACGGTGCACTAAGCCATTCCTGCTTTTCTTTATGTTGCTTATAAGCAGCCTGTTTTGTTTCAGACAAACAAAACTACCAGCAAGAAAAACTTTTGattctttcagtctctgtttctgaataatgtttccttttgcatttgCCACTCTTATTACAATAGCTTTTGTGACATTCATGACAGAGGCAGCAAATGAGCAATTGAACTGATCAACTTAGAGTGAAAAGCACAAGCCAAGGAGCCTGATCCCAGATTTGTGGTCTCTGATAGCCACATATTTTCCTCCCACTTGCAGATTTATAAAAGGTCAGAACCAGCTCTTGCTACTCCCTGCAGCACTGACTAAGATTGGCCAAAGTTAGGCAGAAGCTTTAGAGATTCAGCCTTTGCCAATTAAGGCTTAAAAGGGGTGGGATTACTGCCACACTGCCCCAAATCAAATATTAAATACCCATAACCCCAAATCAGGTCAGGCTCCTGAAAACACGCACTTAATACAGGCTTGTGAAAACAATGGACTTGGCCTCACTGTTGCCCCATCTGATAATAATTTTTCACTTTCTGAAGTGGTGAGAGGTTAGTAATAATGAGAGAAaagtgcaggaaaaaaaccctcagtggTTGAACTTACTCTTTAAACAGCTACCCTGCAAAGTGTGTTCACAGTTCAGCAATAgatgaggcagctgctgctgctgcttcctctgggtTTGTTTGCAGCAGCCCACCCAGGCCAGCCCGGCTGTGCCCAGGCGAGCGCCGCTCTGCCGCGGGCTGCACCCAGGCGCGCTCTGCAGCCTGCTTCCCGGGTCCTTGTGCACACCCACGGCTTAGCCGCCTGTCTTTGTAGCTTTGAGGAGgagatggacacacacacacacactcacacatgcacgcacacacaacTCCAGTGTGATTCACATGCACAGCTGCAGTTCTGTGGGAATAAAACCCTCCCCTGCCTCACGGgccggaagaaattcagaacaaaCGTTCTTAGGAAAGGAGGAGCAGGGTAGTGAAGCCAGAGTAAACAAGCGCTGAGAGAAGGGTGTGGGAAGGGGTTGGGGGGGCATATCTATGTCAAGCCAGTAGATGCTAATTTGCTATAGATAGGACAGTAATGACTTTCTCATGTTGTCCGTCTGGCAATTGCTGTGTTCCTCATATCTCTAAAAAGAGATCCGACTAATGCTTTGAGATTGGGATCTGTTCTAATTGCATCCAAAGCAGCTTGTCTTTTGCTGCTTTACTGTTTAGATTCCAGTTCCATTAGCTTCTCTGTGCATCTGGGGGCCAGAGGGGCACCTTTGCTTTCTCAGCTGCGTAGGCACCCAATCTTTGGTGCTGGGAAAGGTGCGGGGGCAATCCGTGGCTCTACAactctcagcactgcagcagcttGTCCCTGGGCCACAGCACCCATGAGAGCAGCAGGTGCCCAAGAAAGGCACTTACTTAAAATTCTGATCTTGACATCCAGTTATTGTAAGTCAGTAGCGCACAAGCATTATTTGACAACAGCATCTAACTGAAGCGACGCAAGGCTGTATGGTTTAAACACATCGAATGCATCAGCAGCTGCAGGCCTCAGGTCGGCGTCCATGTGAAGCTGCCTGCGTTAGCACTGCTAATGAGGGCTGCACAATGCAGGGAAGGTGAATGGAGGGAGAACAGCCCAGTGTTTCTAGCTCCCAGTGCCATGCTTGGATCCAGGACTCTCTGAACAGCGACACAAACCCTAACTTGTAAATCTCCTAAGTAATCTATCATTAGCAGTTGCTTTCAGATACTGGCATAGAGAAGTTTCTCAGGGTATTTGTTATCCAACCACAACAACCTAGTGTGGGCTGCAGTCTGGCATGTGGAAGCCAGCAATTGCACTGTTTGGGAAGCTGGTAGGATCCACAGTttccacacacacatatacttCCCATGTTAATGTATGAGGTAGCACGGGGAGCATTATCACATTTTTGGACTGCTGCAATCTGCAGCAAAAGCTGGCTTTGCTGTGGGCACAAGAACAGCCCAAGTTGAAGCAAGCTGGCTGTGGTATAAAGGCTGTAAGAACATATGGTGATGCTGGCCAGGTCCTTAGCTGCCTGTTATAGTGTACAATTGAGAGCCAGACTTGGCTCAGCTGTAATAGGTCAGCCCAAAAGTCCATGCAGCCTGCTCTGGCATGCCCAGCAGTGGATGCTTAGAGCAAGAGAGCAAGTTGGTGGTTACAGAATGAGCCTTCCCTCCGTACTTGCCCTCCTTGCAGTTGGTGGTTTAGGGACATGCAGTGATAAAGACCTTTTAAGAATCTAAGTCCTTACCTTTACTGAAGTCTCACAGGGCTGAAGTTCATGGGCAAGGGGCAGGGCTTGGCACCTTGCAGGAATGGTAAGTGAATCACCTCTCCAAATCACTTTGTGTAGGCATAGAGCATACtcgcgattttttttttcccccagtgatcACAGAGGTGAGATTCCTGCACAGGTGTGGGTGGGGCTGTTGCGCTGTTGGCCAGAATGCTGATGGCTTTAACTGCCATGCAGGAAAGTCACGAGCGCTCATTTATTTAATGGCtccattttggttttgttcttgatTCTGTAGGTATAATAGTCTAGTGACTGGGAAGCGGGCAAGAGGACTCATCGCTGTGCTGTGGGTCCTGTCCTTTGGAATTGGATTGACTCCGCTTATGGGTTGGAATAAAGCCATGAGTGGGTGTCCCAACTCCACCAATGAGACAGGGGCTGCCACTGGAAAGGAACACCATGGCTGCTTCATCTCATGCCTCTTTGAGAACGTGGTAACTATGAGCTACATGGTGTACTTCAACTTCTTCGGCTGTGTGCTGCTTCCACTCGTGATCATGCTTGGAATCTACGTTAAGATATTCATGGTCGCCTGCAAACAGCTGCATCAGATAGAACTGATGGGCAACTCCAGGACCACACTACAGAAGGAGGTCCATGCAGCCAAGTCTCTGGCCATCATTGTAGgactttttgctttctgttggCTGCCCCTGCATATCTTGAACTGCATCACTCTCTTCCACGAGGACTTCTCCAGATCCAAGCCTGAGTGGGTGATGTATATGGCCATCATCCTCTCCCATGCCAACTCTGTCATCAATCCCATCATCTACGCCTACAGGATCAGGGACTTCCGCTACACATTCCGCAAGATCCTTTCCAAGATCCTCTGTAAGACAGATGACTTCCCCAAGTGCTCCACTGACAACAACCAGCACCTGACTGTCTCCAATATTAAGTCTCCAACAGCCTCTGTGACCATATGACCTTGCATGTCCTGCTCCTAGGATTTTGCAGTTTGTCCCTGACACTACCCCTCCTTGTGCCTATGTGAACAGCTAACTCCTAGAGGAGCACTCAGAGATGACCACTATGCAGTTATgcagctgtattttttattttttttattaacataGTGCCTCCTAGAGGAATAACCTGACTGGGGAGACTGCGTGCAGCTCACCCTCTACTGTAACACAGGTTGCATGAGTGCTGGTGATCTTATTGTATTTCTTTTCCAGGTCAAACACTGACTATGGAAGACCCACCTGCTGGGGGTGTTTCCCCAATTGTGCTGCTCATGTCAAGTCCTAggatctttatttttattatgattatttttttaatcttttgattCACTTAGTAATAATTTTGTGTCTGGTTTTGGGTTGTTCTTTAAGTCCATACTTGACAGCACTTTGGTAATACCCTACTTATTCCATCAATTGTTTGATGCAGCTAGTATTCTCTGATGGGAAAAAGTCTTACTTAGACCAATTGCTGGTGTGAAACTGAATCTGTGTTTCCAGGCTCTGAGGGAACCAATTGTGTTAATGGGAAAACAAGATCATTAACTGGCCATGTATTTTTGGCCCCAGTATGGAAGCCCTACTTACTAAATGCTAAAATTTTAGAGAAGGGTTGACTGAAGTCACAAACAATAGCAGCCTTATTGTCTTTAAATCACTTTGTTCTAAGGATTTACTATATTCTTCAGACCAATGCTTCAGGTTTGATATCAAATCTGATTTCTGTTATCAAGATTCAGAAGGCAGAAGCATCCCAGTAATCACAGATAGTCTGATCCAAAGTCTCTGAGGTTAGTGGAAACACTCCCTTGGTGACATGATCTCCACAATTAGACTTTGCTCTCAAGTCAAAACTTGATAGACTTGCACTGTTTCCAGAAGTGCTGTTTTTTAGCTGTGATAGCTTGCCTGATTCCTAAAACTTGGTCTTGCTGGGGTTCAGGTATATCCCAGTAAGCCTCAGAAGTTGCGAGTGCTCTTTTTCTAGTAGTGATGAAGTTTTATCCTGAcctacatcagtagcaaaagacACTGGAAAGGAATTATTTTGCCTGAGAAACTAGAATGCCTTGACCTGCAAGCTGATCTTGGCCGAGCTCTTTGGGGAATAAGTTCACACCATAGATTTTCTAGCCTTGACTCTGTGGCAAACTGCAGAGTCCTGGCCTTTTAAAAGAACAGGCCCACTCAACAGCAGAGTGGTATTAATTTGTACTCAAGTTAGTAACTCTCCACAGCCACAGCTCAGTTTTTAGTTACTGCACCTGATTTACTATGTAACTGTGGTATACAAAACTATACGAAGGTAGAAAAAACAGTGCGTTATTTTCCAAAGTACTAGCTCCACTCCCCAAATTGCATGAAGACACGTGCACTAGTGTAAATGAACGAATGTTTCTGGTATGTCTTTTAGCAGGGCAGTTCATTCCACAACCGAGAGGAACGGGGTGAGGAAAGGCAGTCAGAAAAACATCAGGCTCCCTTCTTCATGCCCAAAAGCTGATTTTAGTACAGAGACAAGTCTGTGCTTGACTGATAAGACAAAGATGCAAAGCATACCATGTTACTGCTCCAGCCATAAAGTGGTTGTGGAAGGAAAAGCATCTTGTTAAAGGACAGATCAGAGACTAGATCAGACCTGCCATAGTGTTGTGGCCTACTTACAAATCAGGATTCTTACCTGATGGCTCTTGAGTGGCAGAAAAGTGGTAGTATTTCTCTCTGTAGCACTCAGTGCCAAAAGGAGCATCACTATGATCGGTGGGAAGCTGGAGTGCAAGGATGGGTATTTAATATGATTTTCAATGATAACCCATAACACTGGCCTTCCTAATCCATGCCAGGAGACAGAGATAGGAAGCAGTCCTTTTAGAGTCAGGCTGCatgaaaggaaatttaaacacATCCAGTTCCTGTAGGATAGGCCCAGTGGACAGACTGTGATGCCTGGAGCAGTTTGTCCCTGATAAATTGTACTTGAACTATATAgatatcagcttttttttttttttttttttttaactacattgcACTATAGGGGTGGTGCAACATAAGACCCCCCCTCCAGAGTTTCATTTCTCTGGAATATATAGATGACAAATATCCTGTAAAATCAACTGAaaaacagctctgaaaatctgATCTGAACAAGTTCTGCTACAGCAGcatctgctctgccagctggtgtgctctgcaaggagcagctgcaggtgtgaTTTAGGGCCCAGCATGCTCCCAGAGGCCAGTTCACTAGGAAGTGATGAATGTAACTAACTAACTGCCTCGTATATAGCAGCGCAACAGTTAGACGGAGCCAGACCCAAACCCTGGTGAATCCCCAGTAAGCTCTGAATGGGATTGTAGATGCTTATGCTATGTCCAAATTTGGCTACAACTGGTTTGGGTATCTCAGATGCTGGCATTTCCAAAAAGAATCTAAATAGTTAAAGTTACTGTCCCAAGTGTTTCTCCTTCAACATCCCCATTCAGCTTTGCTGCATCTGCCTTGTTCATGGTCCAGCTAACAGATGTATCCACCTCCTGCCATTTGGGCAGGGTTTGGCTGTCTCCTTACTTCATTCCTTCCCTTCTGTATTATCTTTGGCTGTGTTCCTTCTGTTAATCATGGCTGGAAACAGCCAGGGTTTCACCTGCAGGTCTGGCAGTGTTGCAAAGTGGTTGCAAGCCATATTTATCTTTACAATAAAAAATGTAATCCCTCCCCTCCCGTTGtctgaaaataaatcaaaatccAGACAGCACAAAACAGACTGAAACACACAGTACTGTAATGTAGAGCAAGAGCTGGTCCCAGACCACGTGCCTGTATGTGACAGCTTGCACTGCAGATCAGCATCCACTACGGCTACCTTTCATATGCCTCTTATGAGCCACAATTCCTGTAGACAGATGTGTTGTTTCCTTAGTATGAATATGCCCTTGGGCTATTAGCCATTATTAACTATGGCCCAGGTCACTGTGGTATTTAGGCACATAAGTGCCTTCATGGATCTGAGCCTAAGTCATTtgaaggcaaaataaaaatagaaccACCTccaacacaaacacacaaaaaacccaaaactctgAAGGTTTCTATAAAAATGTGAAGTGAAAATGGCTGAGGAACTTTCTGTGGTGAGTACAGCTGTAAATGCTCAGCTATCACTCCCTACTGCTCTGATGTAAATAGGATGGATGTGTTCTCTTGTTGCTCAGATTTTGTAATTGCAGTAACCTTGTTATTTCCATACAGAATGCTTAATTTACCACCTACTCAACCTGGCTCAGCCTGTGCCCTGTCATTTCTTTCGGTGTTGTGTTCAAGCAGCGTATCATACAAGCCCATGCTGTACCTGAGGAGGAGACCGATACGCAATGCCCTAGGCCTGCCTCAAAGCACGGGCAGGTAGTCGCACAGCCTGGAAGGGAGCTGGCTTCTGGCTCACTGGCTGGTGAGTGAGAACTTGCCTGGCGTGCAGGATAGGGGGAGCAGCAGTTTTCCCTTTCGCCCATGTCCGACATGGGCAGCAAGCCTTGCTCCAGCTCTACGAGGGCAGCTGTCACAGCCTACCAACACCATTTACCAGACAGAACTACAGCAGACTGCGTCCCGGCCCAAGAAGAGAGACAACTTCAACCCAATTCTAACAtggaaggaaaagacagtgaTCCTAGAGGGGATTCTCACAGAGGAAAACAGTTCCATAACCCCTTGCCTTGCCTGCCAGCATGAAGTGGTTGGCCTGTCTGAATTGGTCAATTTAAACCCAAAGCAACCAGGCTGACTCTTCCAAATACCCCATATTACAGTAAGCACAGCAGCAATGACGCCTtcgcagaaaagcagaactgtcATCAGTCTTGAGGGGCTGAGGTATCCCTTCCCCTGGTATACATTTGCCAATGATGAATTTTAAAGTGCTCTGAGCAGCTAGCTACAAAAAGCCACTGCAGCTTCACTCTACCAACCTTTAAAGGCCACAAAGCCATGCAGGTACTCAGGGTGGGAGAGCTGGGGCTGCTGTCAGAGCAAGAGCAGAGTTAACAAGCTTTAATGAATCACTAAGAGAGCTGCTGGACTGTTTGTATTGCCATATTACAAGCACTCAATACTACAGATTAGTTCAAACATCTTCAAAAATCCAAGAATAGCCTAAATAAATGAAACTGATGTCAACATAGTTTCTGCCCATGCTGGGCCTTCTTAACATTTATTAATTAGTCCATCAGTGCAAGGCTGCTATTTAATGTCATGCTTGGGTGCAGCACAGAAAGAAATCTGCCAGCCAAAATGAACGTTTGACAGCCTTGTAGATAGTAAGAATGCCAGCTACACCTCTCAGAGCAGCTGGAAGGATACATAGAAAGCACACCTGCATGTGATCCAAATCCTTcatccttcttcctcttcctcggCCAGTAAGATGCTTGTGAGCTGCTCCTCAGAGACAGTTAGTTCCTGGCATGCTCCCATGGCCTGGCTGAGGTAGACGGCAAGTATATGTTTGCACTGCAAACAATAGCGCGAACATGTTAACAGCAGGAGCGATGCAGGAATGTCGTGCCGCATCTGGGAGCCACAAAGATCCATCCTGGCCAGGATGTGATTAATGAAGAGCTCGCCCCTCTCAGAAGCATGGCTCCCTCTTGGCACCATAAGCACTAGCACAGGCTGGAGCTCCAGTTGGCCCCAGGTCAACTCCATGATCAGGATAATATAATACAGGGTTCTGACACACAGCAAAGCATTACTAGATCCTAATGCCTTCTCCATGCGGGACACAGGAGCAGGTGGGTTCAGGCTATAAAGAACAACAGTTGATTTGGTACTGCCTGGCAGCATTCATGCACCCCACAAGGTCCTCTAGAAAATGACAGCACTAGGCCCAGGTTACGGCGCTCCTGGAACAGAAGGTTTCCCCTGGAGGGAAGGATGGTTGGTGTGGGTGGACACTTACAGGCCAATTAGTTACCCCTGAGCCCTTCCTCATTGGCACTAGGTTTACCACACCACTTCATCAGCCAGACTCCACCGGACTGCCACATTTACAACAGTGGCCCTTGTTCCAAGAGACCAGGGATTATTCACTCTTGAAAGTCAGAATATTCATGTGTAATTAAGAACAAAAGCCCTCCCAAACCCCTGCAGGCCGAGCTCTACCCAGATACCGTGACTCTGGTGACTCCCAGAGGCCTGATTACGTGCTGGGTTAGCCACAGCCTGCATGGCCAATTCAACACTCCTGTTTGCTCCCTTGGAAACTTCAGGCTGCTCGGGTTCAAGAAGGAGAGATCAGCAGAGCCTTCTCCTCCCTCTCTGTCCTGGGCCCAAGTTAGGGCAGACAACTCACCAGAAGGCTCTCGCTCTTCTGCAGTACAGTGAAACCAAAAGCAGGACATGTGCAGAAGTGGCAGGAACTATAGCAGGTGTAGAGTTTGCCTGAGCTCCCAAGGACCTGAAACAAAGGCAGATGGATGAGGTAGGAGTCTTTTACTCCTAATGAACTCCCAGCCTGTATCTGGCCTGATGTCCTCCCCCCAATGACTCACAGCATGCATCAAGCAAAGAGGCGCTGCAATACAGGAAGGGCCCCAAACACTGCGGCAATTGTTTCCTGCAAAATACTGGAGCTAAGGCATACAGGTGGCCAGAGTCCACAGTTCCCCTACAATCAGCAGGCCAGCACTCTCAAGGGACAGCACTTGTGCCAGCATGGcccaggggagggagggaggaggatatTGGGCCTCCTTGGCTGCCTGCTGGCATGACAGATTCTGAGGGAAAGGCAGCACTGGCCCATCTATGGAGAACACCATCACATGGCATTTGTTCTTCTGCCATGGACAACAGTGGACAGCCATGCTCCATCTCCCTACCTCACTCTCCAGGGACCCACAGGAAGCTGGAAACTCCACAGCTCTCTTACAGTGCTCTACACACATCTCTTCTACTGGAGAGGAAACACTCCCTTTGGGAACACACCCATGCTGGCagccagcctctgctccagccacTTGTCTGCTCTTGAGAGACCAGGAAAAGGGCAGTGCCAGCGAGCACAGAGACCCGATTCCCTGATCTCTCTAAGCTGACAGTACAGCAAGCTCCCTCCCCCAGTACTGGCAAATGCATCGGGTGGTTGAAGATGACCAAAGACTACTTTGTCACAGAAAGCATATCTGTGAATCCAGGGCCACCACAGACCTGGGGATGGAAGGAGAACAGCAGTGAGCATTAGCAAGGCCTTTTCTCAGCAGCTCCAGTGGCTGGAGGCTGCAAGGGCTCTTGCTGTTTTGCTCCCACAAACAGCTGCAGCTATTGGAATCCAGTTTTGTCTGAATAAACAAAGTTCAAGTCTCCAGAGAAGAAGCCTCCCTGCTCCATCTCTGGTTTGGGAACGGCACTGTCTCCCTTTCCCACATGTTGCTCCTTTGCAAGGTCGGTACTGAGGCACATCTCTTCTGCACCATAGGCACAGGACACTGGCAGCCAAGCAAGGGAAGCATTCATTTCCAGTGTGGAGAAGCTGACAGGCAAACTGTGCAGGTGACTGTTGCTGGAGCTGGTGTAATCACGGGCAGTGCCCTCCTCTGTGCACAAGCCTTTGGGCTCTGATGGACACCATACTCCTCTCCCATACCAGGCCTTAGATGCTGTCTGGGTTCATGACATGCATAGACCTAAATCTAAGGATTAAGCaccaaaaaaagacaagacagtgGAGCTCTGCACGGT
It encodes:
- the ADORA2B gene encoding adenosine receptor A2b — its product is MSGSGSLPWALAMDAMKTTYIVLELIIAVLSIAGNVLVCWAVAINSTLKNATNYFLVSLAVADIAVGLLAIPFAITISIGFQVDFHSCLFFACFVLVLTQSSIFSLLAVAIDRYLAIKIPLRYNSLVTGKRARGLIAVLWVLSFGIGLTPLMGWNKAMSGCPNSTNETGAATGKEHHGCFISCLFENVVTMSYMVYFNFFGCVLLPLVIMLGIYVKIFMVACKQLHQIELMGNSRTTLQKEVHAAKSLAIIVGLFAFCWLPLHILNCITLFHEDFSRSKPEWVMYMAIILSHANSVINPIIYAYRIRDFRYTFRKILSKILCKTDDFPKCSTDNNQHLTVSNIKSPTASVTI
- the ZSWIM7 gene encoding zinc finger SWIM domain-containing protein 7 isoform X2, with the translated sequence MDSTLPAVAEELLREVRRAFEQASHVPDDLLLGLKFIFGPSAVPALDLVDQRSVTRVVSPSGRTAYQVLGSSGKLYTCYSSCHFCTCPAFGFTVLQKSESLLCKHILAVYLSQAMGACQELTVSEEQLTSILLAEEEEEG